In Sulfuracidifex metallicus DSM 6482 = JCM 9184, a single window of DNA contains:
- a CDS encoding cation:proton antiporter: MDNQVTLTLLEMSLLIFTAEAVRSFMGKYGLPLIVGEILTGIVLSPFALGGAINMISGTDIFSLNQYVLFLSEFSMILLIFASGLEHGTSSIRSAGVMGFLGASVGAVLPFAVAFIVYKETLGFTPSLIVGTALGATSLAAVVSTLMEMRLHGRAINYLIAASSTDDIVDLILFSVVLASISSTGLTAIQLIRTITFYLLAWVTIFLVSVILIPRIANRIGTQYVEEFPFVVLFGLTAIMTALGFSPIISAFVAGVALAESTKREEIRRISETLLSVFGSIFFVVVGLQVDVLRISFNVLELGLELTIIAMVFKMIGVFPFAYFSLRNFRSSLAVSVGMTPRGETGLVVASIGESFGAVSQGEFTALVLMAILTTLLGAMAFKRLAIWLEPQ, from the coding sequence ATGGATAATCAGGTTACCTTAACTCTTTTGGAGATGTCGCTCCTCATATTCACAGCTGAGGCAGTCAGGAGCTTCATGGGGAAATACGGTCTACCTCTCATAGTGGGTGAGATACTAACAGGCATTGTCCTAAGTCCTTTCGCCTTGGGAGGTGCGATAAATATGATCTCTGGTACAGACATCTTTTCCTTGAACCAGTACGTTCTCTTCCTGTCCGAGTTCTCAATGATTCTGCTTATATTCGCCTCTGGACTGGAGCATGGTACGTCGAGCATCAGGAGTGCTGGGGTAATGGGTTTCCTAGGAGCTAGCGTAGGAGCAGTACTTCCCTTCGCTGTGGCGTTCATCGTCTATAAGGAGACATTGGGTTTCACCCCGTCCCTTATCGTGGGTACAGCATTGGGAGCCACGAGTCTAGCCGCAGTTGTTTCAACGTTAATGGAGATGAGGCTTCATGGGAGGGCTATCAATTATCTTATTGCAGCCTCCTCCACAGACGATATAGTTGACTTGATTCTCTTCTCTGTTGTCCTGGCCTCAATCAGTAGTACAGGATTGACAGCAATCCAGCTAATTAGAACAATAACCTTCTACCTATTGGCTTGGGTTACTATTTTCCTTGTATCTGTCATACTGATTCCAAGAATAGCAAACAGGATAGGCACACAGTACGTGGAGGAGTTCCCTTTCGTCGTCCTTTTCGGCCTCACTGCAATTATGACAGCCCTTGGGTTCTCGCCAATTATATCAGCCTTCGTGGCTGGTGTAGCCCTGGCCGAGAGCACCAAAAGGGAGGAGATAAGGAGGATCTCGGAGACCCTACTCAGCGTTTTCGGGTCTATTTTCTTTGTCGTGGTAGGTTTACAAGTTGATGTTTTACGAATAAGCTTTAATGTCCTAGAGTTAGGTTTAGAGCTCACCATCATAGCGATGGTCTTTAAGATGATAGGGGTATTCCCCTTTGCCTACTTTAGTTTGAGGAATTTTAGGTCATCATTAGCAGTTTCAGTGGGCATGACCCCTAGGGGAGAGACAGGCTTAGTGGTAGCCTCCATAGGCGAGTCATTTGGTGCAGTTTCACAAGGTGAGTTCACTGCTTTAGTATTAATGGCAATACTCACCACGTTGCTGGGAGCCATGGCGTTTAAGAGGTTAGCCATTTGGTTAGAGCCCCAATGA
- a CDS encoding MBL fold metallo-hydrolase, producing the protein MDSTKIRMLTVLSDNFSSTIIPPLLGEWGFSAYLETEDVKILYDVGNSGIPVLHNAEKLGIRLEQVDYVVLSHGHLDHTGGLGNSKLLRKLEGKVLVAHPSIFEKKFLNWSGKLQYIGLPLTVDEMERKFHLILTKKPVELSKGVYFSGEVKRYGYDEYVSGLFKVSNDGVVEDHMSDDAALYVKTSEGTVILTGCGHSGILNIMNHAKEVMNDKIYAAIGGFHLLSSSRDHVEKVTTELMNNVTKIGPAHCSGNVIKSIVGSDSKRWIDAGVGKGL; encoded by the coding sequence ATGGACTCCACTAAGATAAGAATGTTGACCGTGTTAAGCGATAATTTTTCTTCTACGATCATTCCTCCCCTTCTGGGAGAGTGGGGTTTCTCTGCTTATCTGGAAACTGAAGATGTCAAGATATTATATGATGTGGGAAACTCTGGAATACCCGTGCTACATAACGCAGAGAAGTTAGGAATCAGACTGGAACAAGTGGACTACGTTGTTCTCAGTCATGGACATTTGGATCATACGGGCGGATTAGGGAATTCAAAACTTCTTCGCAAATTGGAGGGTAAAGTTTTAGTAGCTCATCCTTCTATTTTTGAGAAAAAATTCCTAAATTGGAGCGGGAAATTACAATATATAGGTCTACCTCTCACTGTTGACGAGATGGAGAGGAAATTTCACCTTATACTAACCAAGAAGCCGGTGGAGCTGTCCAAGGGAGTGTATTTCAGCGGAGAGGTAAAGAGGTATGGTTACGACGAGTACGTGTCAGGACTGTTCAAGGTTTCCAACGATGGTGTCGTAGAGGATCATATGAGCGATGACGCTGCTTTATACGTGAAAACAAGTGAGGGAACCGTGATCCTGACAGGTTGCGGACATTCTGGTATCCTTAACATAATGAATCATGCAAAGGAGGTTATGAATGATAAGATTTACGCTGCAATAGGCGGATTTCATCTTCTCTCTTCATCGAGGGATCACGTGGAGAAGGTCACTACTGAACTGATGAATAACGTAACTAAGATAGGTCCTGCACACTGTAGTGGTAACGTGATAAAGTCCATAGTGGGAAGCGATAGCAAGAGATGGATCGACGCAGGGGTTGGAAAGGGACTGTAA
- a CDS encoding hydrogenase maturation protease translates to MKILVVGVGNVFMKDDGCGSIMAGVLEGKVKGADVRDYGTGGISLTDELQSYDVVIILDVAAIDEKVKVFEVDDFNEDKVVETVLSI, encoded by the coding sequence ATGAAGATTCTGGTTGTAGGTGTAGGCAACGTATTCATGAAGGACGATGGATGTGGAAGCATTATGGCAGGTGTATTGGAGGGAAAAGTAAAGGGTGCAGACGTTAGGGACTACGGAACAGGAGGTATCTCATTAACGGACGAGCTCCAAAGTTACGATGTCGTCATAATCTTGGACGTTGCGGCTATAGACGAGAAGGTAAAGGTATTCGAGGTAGATGACTTTAACGAAGATAAAGTAGTGGAAACTGTTCTCTCGATCTAA